The proteins below come from a single Myxosarcina sp. GI1 genomic window:
- a CDS encoding ArsA family ATPase gives MSSIVTFLGTDSKDRTTVAIATAKKLASEGNKVLLVGLQSRPAFRIRLGIASTTEPVEIAANLTAIELSAATLLENSWEEVKKLEAQYLRSPLLKEVYGQELGVLPGMDEALALNAIREYDLSGQYDAIVYDGTGDINTLRAFGLPEILNWYIRRFRAIFEESDIVKALKPFVQPVSSAVLNVTWTADNLSDANNPAAQILEKGTQALAEKRVIAYLVTTNDEIAIATAKYLWGSAQQIGLTVAGAILSGGEATETVTTEFKPLSVTSLPEFDGSNWQPLVDSLPDIMKSEAAPQPTAIDTAEKKIAIYLPGFAKKEVKLTQYGPGITIEAGDQRRNITLPPAWQGRAVTGAKFQNGYLEVTIG, from the coding sequence ATGTCTTCGATCGTCACCTTTTTAGGTACAGATAGTAAAGATCGCACGACTGTAGCGATCGCCACTGCCAAAAAATTAGCCAGCGAAGGAAACAAAGTTTTACTCGTAGGACTGCAATCTCGTCCTGCTTTCCGCATCCGTTTGGGTATTGCATCCACTACCGAACCAGTCGAAATTGCTGCCAATCTAACGGCAATAGAATTGAGTGCGGCAACCCTACTGGAAAATAGCTGGGAAGAAGTAAAGAAGTTAGAAGCTCAGTATTTACGTTCTCCTTTGCTTAAAGAAGTATATGGTCAAGAATTAGGCGTACTTCCAGGCATGGACGAAGCACTGGCGCTTAATGCAATTCGCGAATACGATCTTAGCGGTCAATACGATGCAATTGTCTATGACGGCACGGGAGATATTAATACTCTGAGAGCGTTTGGTCTGCCAGAGATCTTAAACTGGTATATCCGTCGCTTTCGGGCGATATTTGAAGAGTCGGATATTGTCAAGGCTCTAAAGCCTTTCGTACAGCCAGTTAGTAGTGCGGTACTTAACGTTACCTGGACGGCAGACAACCTTTCAGATGCCAATAATCCCGCAGCCCAGATTTTAGAAAAAGGTACTCAGGCGTTAGCAGAAAAAAGAGTTATTGCTTATTTAGTTACTACTAACGACGAAATTGCGATCGCGACTGCGAAATATCTTTGGGGCAGCGCGCAGCAAATTGGTCTAACTGTAGCGGGTGCGATACTTAGCGGAGGAGAAGCTACCGAGACAGTAACTACTGAATTTAAGCCTTTGAGCGTTACCTCCTTACCAGAGTTTGACGGCAGCAACTGGCAGCCACTGGTAGATAGTTTGCCAGACATAATGAAAAGTGAAGCTGCTCCCCAACCAACGGCGATCGATACGGCAGAGAAAAAGATCGCCATCTATTTACCTGGGTTTGCTAAAAAAGAAGTTAAACTAACTCAATACGGACCTGGAATTACCATTGAAGCAGGCGATCAAAGACGCAATATTACTCTACCGCCTGCCTGGCAGGGTCGAGCGGTAACTGGAGCAAAATTTCAAAACGGCTATTTAGAAGTAACTATTGGTTAA
- a CDS encoding DUF2862 domain-containing protein, with protein MEIGQKVKVYRLRDRVNSRVAGMLGKVGTIEEFKMTDGSGVGVIVKFDDNTRTWFFEDEIKPVNQ; from the coding sequence ATGGAAATCGGGCAGAAAGTAAAAGTATATCGCTTGAGAGACAGAGTAAACAGCAGAGTTGCTGGCATGTTGGGCAAAGTTGGTACGATCGAAGAATTTAAAATGACTGACGGCAGCGGCGTTGGTGTAATCGTAAAGTTTGACGACAATACTAGAACTTGGTTTTTTGAAGATGAAATTAAACCAGTAAATCAGTAA
- a CDS encoding ABC transporter permease codes for MVLSTANNKSNRQLRWYWELAIVLIDRNLQRRYRGSVLGIYWSLFNPLIMTGLYTAIFGATFASYYNNSTLNYVLAAFTGLIVINFFSSSTAQALASVVENGAIVNKIRLPLFIFPLSTIGANIFQLIMGALPLLIIVTLIISRNPINSLALCLPIAALTLVCTGVGLLMSALYVFFRDLSYFYELLTFLLWIGSPVFYPADIVPEAVRKFLILNPLLPIIESIRQISLSGSLPDLVLIFQAFLSGTIVLVIGIVAFYSRQSQFIDLL; via the coding sequence ATGGTCTTATCTACGGCAAACAACAAATCCAATCGCCAACTACGCTGGTATTGGGAACTAGCGATCGTTTTAATCGATCGCAATTTACAAAGAAGATATCGCGGTTCTGTCCTCGGTATTTATTGGTCGTTGTTTAATCCACTAATTATGACAGGATTATATACGGCAATTTTTGGCGCGACCTTTGCCAGCTATTATAATAACTCTACTTTAAATTATGTTTTAGCAGCGTTTACGGGTTTAATCGTCATCAACTTTTTCTCGTCTTCAACGGCGCAAGCTCTTGCCAGTGTAGTCGAAAATGGCGCGATCGTTAATAAAATTCGCCTGCCTTTATTTATTTTTCCCCTATCGACTATTGGTGCTAATATCTTCCAGTTGATTATGGGTGCTTTGCCCCTATTGATTATAGTTACACTAATTATTTCTAGAAACCCAATTAATAGCTTGGCTTTATGCTTGCCGATCGCTGCTCTAACTTTAGTATGTACTGGTGTGGGTTTATTAATGAGTGCGCTATATGTCTTCTTTCGCGACCTATCTTATTTTTACGAACTATTAACTTTTTTACTATGGATTGGTTCTCCAGTTTTTTATCCAGCAGACATCGTTCCCGAAGCAGTACGTAAATTTTTAATTCTCAATCCTTTGTTGCCAATTATTGAAAGCATTCGCCAAATTTCTCTCTCGGGTAGTTTGCCAGATCTGGTTTTAATTTTTCAGGCTTTTTTAAGCGGTACGATAGTTCTAGTAATTGGTATAGTTGCTTTTTATAGCAGGCAATCTCAGTTTATCGATTTACTATAA
- a CDS encoding ABC transporter ATP-binding protein — protein sequence MQEAIRLDRVSLWRRTQEEFSYDLKRTILSVLEGKYRHPTKKLVLDNINLAIAKGEKIGIIGANGSGKSTILKLICGILKPTAGTVRVRGKIAPLIELGAGFDPELSVFNNIIFYGVMLGYTRKEMKQRAKLILEFAELENYALVPVKGLSSGMSARLGFAIATDVSPDILILDEVLSVGDESFKNKCAKRMGNLWQDNVTVLLVSHSMDLIRSSCHQTIWMDKGKIRLFGETDEVVNKYLKNVTQFI from the coding sequence ATGCAAGAAGCGATTAGGTTAGACAGAGTCTCTTTGTGGCGTAGAACTCAAGAAGAATTTTCCTACGATCTCAAACGAACTATTCTGTCTGTGCTTGAAGGTAAATATCGCCATCCGACTAAAAAATTAGTTTTGGATAATATTAATTTAGCAATCGCTAAAGGTGAAAAAATAGGCATCATTGGTGCTAATGGTTCTGGTAAATCTACCATACTAAAATTGATTTGCGGTATTTTAAAGCCCACGGCAGGTACGGTTAGAGTCAGAGGAAAAATCGCGCCGCTAATCGAGTTGGGGGCGGGTTTTGACCCCGAACTTTCGGTTTTTAATAACATAATTTTTTATGGTGTAATGCTGGGCTACACCCGAAAAGAAATGAAACAAAGAGCCAAATTAATTTTGGAATTTGCCGAATTGGAAAATTATGCTTTGGTTCCAGTAAAAGGACTATCTTCAGGAATGTCTGCCAGATTGGGTTTTGCGATCGCTACCGATGTCAGTCCCGATATTCTCATTCTTGATGAAGTGCTTTCGGTAGGCGATGAAAGCTTCAAAAATAAATGCGCTAAACGAATGGGTAATTTGTGGCAAGATAACGTTACGGTTTTGTTAGTTTCACACTCAATGGATTTAATTAGAAGTTCTTGTCATCAAACTATTTGGATGGATAAAGGCAAAATTCGGTTATTTGGGGAAACTGATGAAGTTGTAAATAAATATCTTAAAAATGTGACTCAATTTATTTGA